The Cloacibacillus sp. genome contains a region encoding:
- the rplU gene encoding 50S ribosomal protein L21 has protein sequence MYAVIEQGGKQYRVAAGDKFRLEKIHAEDGAQVEFDKVILLGKDEGAVVGAPYVEGATVTAKILESGKDDKVIVFKYRRKKNYRKFRGHRQQYTLVQIEAING, from the coding sequence ATGTACGCAGTAATCGAGCAGGGCGGAAAGCAGTACAGGGTCGCGGCAGGCGACAAGTTCAGGTTGGAGAAGATCCACGCTGAAGACGGAGCACAGGTAGAATTTGACAAGGTTATTCTCCTCGGCAAAGACGAAGGCGCAGTGGTTGGCGCTCCTTATGTTGAGGGAGCTACGGTAACGGCGAAGATTCTCGAGAGCGGCAAGGATGACAAGGTCATCGTCTTCAAGTACCGCAGAAAGAAGAACTACCGCAAGTTCCGCGGTCACCGCCAGCAGTACACGCTCGTTCAGATCGAAGCAATCAACGGTTAG